In a single window of the candidate division WOR-3 bacterium genome:
- a CDS encoding RNA polymerase sigma factor, producing MKYNPIVLNNHDQETIKKAQAGELGAFRILYDKYKHQIYQYLRARIPNPEDAQDLLAETLSRALLKINTLKNPQAFRSWLYRIAQNELRKYWRTKARQITKINMENLPEPKPASNPNPDARSLAVREALSKLSAEEQKLIYQRYCLALTISELSELTGKSPEQIKYQLRRAKKKFWKYYSAKYPLVKFEVKGGKHNV from the coding sequence ATGAAGTATAATCCGATAGTGCTAAATAATCACGACCAAGAAACTATCAAGAAAGCCCAAGCTGGCGAGCTAGGGGCCTTTCGGATTTTATATGACAAATACAAGCATCAGATTTATCAATATCTGCGGGCGCGCATTCCAAATCCTGAAGATGCGCAGGATTTATTAGCCGAGACTTTGAGCCGGGCTCTCTTAAAAATTAATACCTTAAAAAATCCGCAGGCATTTCGGAGTTGGCTTTATCGGATTGCTCAAAATGAACTCCGAAAATATTGGCGCACCAAAGCCCGGCAAATTACTAAAATAAATATGGAAAATCTCCCGGAGCCCAAGCCGGCCTCTAATCCCAATCCGGATGCCCGAAGTCTTGCGGTGCGCGAGGCTTTAAGTAAATTAAGTGCTGAAGAGCAGAAGCTCATTTATCAGCGATACTGCCTGGCCCTAACCATAAGCGAGCTCTCAGAACTTACCGGTAAGTCGCCTGAGCAGATAAAGTATCAGCTACGCCGGGCCAAAAAGAAGTTTTGGAAGTATTATTCAGCTAAATATCCCTTAGTAAAATTTGAGGTCAAAGGAGGCAAACACAATGTCTAA
- a CDS encoding C25 family cysteine peptidase, with amino-acid sequence MKPNKIFLGMTLIVSFCFGQGARYLIITHDNFYNAIKPLAQWKQRKGIPTKIVKLSDIGASPSNITLIKNYIVNAYNTWNPRPEYVLLVGSGSYLASENSSYDDYYGNVTGDFKMELAVGRFPVSTIAQCSLLVYKTLGYERTPYLTDTLWFGRGTTIVRDGYDEDDTVYWNDARYVHNLWRAVPYNKIDSLSSARGSNSTSVMNAINNGRAYVMYRGTATVNWYQPFQNVNPSNLTNGYKLPVIVSATCATMSLFYDDYLGNRFMNAGTTTNPKGAVAFLGTTVSATGTGLARQRGVIAQQFFKAVFVDGIYRLGDAFKRAKFVLDSLALAGYSQVRYREWNLFGDPELNLWTRKPQRLLVSCDTNVFTVPQNYTVTVRDNATNLPVANALVCVMMDTLIYQVGYTNTQGTITFFINPPRPDSMHVTVTAPNYVPYEKNFYVRYGQLAHDVGVLEILEPQGTIHTQMSVTPRVKIRNYGSSRDTFGATVKIGNIYEASVQNIVLGANETLTVSFPHWTPVYGYYPVIAYTNLISDQYHGNDTAITGLLVNRACDVGVDSIIWPQSSHYQHQPINPTIIVRNYGMLNQSNFVVCCSIIHQTGNLLYTSSRLIPTIAAFDTLRVVFDTWIPNTSGACTVKFRTALVGDENPVNDLKTTITGILLSITEERLGSLISNRFTFASRLINKNTIAFELELPQSTSGRLAIYDIKGSLVSELAWGELLAGRNTVIWNYPRAGIYFGVLDCKFGRRVQKLTLTQ; translated from the coding sequence ATGAAGCCCAATAAAATTTTTTTAGGCATGACGCTAATAGTTAGTTTCTGTTTTGGTCAGGGAGCCCGCTATCTTATTATTACCCATGATAATTTTTATAATGCCATAAAACCCTTAGCGCAGTGGAAGCAACGCAAGGGTATCCCGACCAAAATTGTGAAGCTTTCTGATATTGGCGCCTCACCTTCTAATATTACCCTGATTAAAAATTATATCGTGAATGCCTATAATACCTGGAACCCGCGCCCAGAGTATGTGCTGTTGGTTGGAAGTGGTAGTTATCTGGCATCGGAAAATAGTAGTTATGATGATTATTATGGAAATGTCACCGGTGATTTTAAGATGGAGTTGGCCGTAGGCCGATTTCCAGTAAGCACTATTGCTCAATGTAGTCTTCTGGTCTATAAAACCCTAGGTTATGAGCGCACCCCCTACCTGACCGATACCCTATGGTTTGGTAGAGGCACCACAATTGTCCGTGACGGTTATGATGAGGATGATACGGTCTACTGGAATGATGCTCGGTATGTGCATAACCTGTGGCGGGCGGTGCCGTATAATAAGATTGATTCGCTTTCTTCAGCACGCGGTTCTAATTCCACTAGTGTTATGAATGCTATCAATAATGGTCGAGCTTATGTAATGTATCGGGGGACCGCAACTGTTAACTGGTATCAGCCGTTTCAAAATGTCAACCCTTCGAACTTGACTAATGGTTATAAATTACCGGTAATTGTGTCAGCCACCTGCGCTACGATGTCACTTTTCTACGACGATTATTTAGGCAACCGGTTTATGAATGCGGGCACGACTACTAATCCCAAAGGTGCGGTAGCGTTTTTAGGCACCACGGTCTCAGCCACCGGAACTGGTCTGGCGCGACAACGCGGTGTCATCGCGCAACAGTTTTTTAAGGCAGTTTTTGTCGATGGAATTTACCGATTAGGTGATGCCTTTAAGCGGGCTAAGTTTGTACTTGATTCTTTAGCCTTGGCTGGTTATTCGCAGGTGCGTTATCGCGAGTGGAATCTTTTCGGCGATCCGGAACTGAACTTATGGACGCGCAAGCCACAACGGCTGCTTGTGAGTTGTGATACTAATGTGTTTACCGTGCCGCAAAATTATACTGTCACGGTACGCGATAATGCCACTAATTTACCTGTGGCTAATGCCTTAGTGTGTGTGATGATGGATACTTTAATCTATCAGGTTGGTTATACCAATACCCAAGGCACTATTACTTTCTTTATTAATCCCCCACGACCAGATTCAATGCATGTGACCGTTACAGCACCTAACTATGTGCCCTACGAGAAAAACTTTTATGTGCGGTATGGGCAACTCGCCCACGACGTTGGGGTGCTTGAGATTTTAGAACCGCAGGGCACAATTCATACCCAGATGAGTGTAACGCCGCGGGTTAAGATTCGGAATTATGGCTCGTCGCGAGATACCTTTGGCGCGACCGTAAAGATTGGTAATATCTATGAAGCCAGCGTCCAGAATATTGTGTTAGGTGCCAATGAGACTTTAACCGTAAGCTTTCCTCATTGGACACCGGTATACGGTTATTATCCGGTAATTGCCTATACTAATCTAATATCTGACCAATATCATGGTAATGACACTGCAATTACCGGACTATTAGTAAATCGGGCCTGCGATGTGGGAGTAGATTCCATTATTTGGCCGCAAAGCTCCCATTATCAGCATCAGCCGATAAATCCGACGATAATTGTAAGAAATTACGGCATGCTCAATCAGTCGAATTTTGTGGTCTGTTGCTCGATAATTCATCAGACCGGTAATTTGTTATATACTAGTAGTAGGCTTATACCAACCATTGCGGCATTTGATACCCTGCGTGTGGTATTTGATACCTGGATACCAAATACTTCCGGAGCTTGCACGGTAAAGTTTCGCACCGCACTGGTTGGAGATGAGAACCCGGTAAACGACTTAAAAACTACCATCACTGGAATCCTGCTTAGCATCACGGAGGAGAGACTTGGCTCACTGATTAGTAATAGATTCACGTTTGCTAGTCGGCTGATCAATAAAAATACTATTGCGTTTGAGTTAGAGTTGCCGCAAAGCACTTCCGGGCGCTTAGCAATTTATGATATTAAGGGCAGTTTAGTTAGTGAGTTAGCTTGGGGTGAGCTTTTGGCCGGTCGGAACACCGTGATTTGGAATTATCCGCGAGCTGGAATTTATTTCGGCGTGCTTGATTGTAAGTTTGGGCGGAGAGTTCAAAAGCTAACCTTAACCCAATAA
- a CDS encoding agmatine deiminase family protein, protein MPFLPQWLTPEEAGRISEIGRYYQATAPPEGWVETPAEFEPVRGVFITWIYSQSSYRPIFREIVREVAAVARCYIIASAADTTSIKSYLISGGVPLDSVVFYVWPYNSIWIRDYGPWFIRKADGGEGIVDFIYNRPRPLDDTIPRCIGYRWFLPVYSSPLTHPGGNFMVDGLGTGFASNLVLQENSQYTRAQIDSLMRLYSGLDQFIILPRINIEYTGHIDLWTKILNDTLIMVGEYAPGHPNYTILNQNADTLTRIKNREGINYRVVRIPMPYSTSSAPPTYLNSLFVNNKVLVPTWGLAEDSLALAVYRNTLPGHQIVGINCQAMSGSGGAIHCITMQVPSRQYLHIKHRYLVSVSDTLNPYPIRVQVISSSAIIPESTMIVWWQKGDTVRYTEPLVALSDTPGVYRGYIPAQSLNDTVCYYLTFRNTQGLRRHSPNHAPAHYYQFVVREASAITEAAAGYILGAYRIYPSLTKSRLNLALKIDKPGPVQIGLYNILGAKITTVYDGWLEHGIYNFDFDFKRQRLPAGSYILRIVTPEEIKTSRIVYLR, encoded by the coding sequence ATGCCATTTTTACCCCAATGGCTCACTCCAGAAGAGGCCGGGCGGATCTCAGAGATTGGGCGATATTATCAAGCCACCGCACCCCCAGAGGGTTGGGTTGAGACTCCAGCTGAGTTTGAGCCGGTGCGTGGTGTCTTTATTACTTGGATCTATAGTCAATCATCCTATCGGCCGATCTTTCGAGAGATTGTGCGAGAAGTAGCTGCGGTTGCCCGGTGTTATATTATCGCCTCGGCTGCGGATACTACAAGTATTAAGAGTTATCTAATAAGTGGTGGAGTGCCATTAGATAGTGTTGTGTTTTATGTCTGGCCATATAATTCTATCTGGATTCGGGACTATGGTCCGTGGTTTATCCGTAAGGCTGATGGAGGTGAGGGTATCGTCGATTTTATCTACAACCGGCCTCGACCGCTGGATGATACAATTCCTCGTTGTATCGGTTATCGTTGGTTTTTGCCAGTATACAGTTCGCCTCTAACTCATCCTGGTGGCAACTTTATGGTCGATGGTCTAGGCACCGGTTTTGCTTCCAATTTAGTCCTTCAAGAGAACTCGCAATATACCCGAGCCCAGATTGACTCGTTGATGCGGCTTTACTCAGGCCTGGATCAGTTTATCATTCTACCGCGGATCAATATTGAATATACCGGGCACATTGACCTATGGACCAAGATCCTTAATGACACCTTGATTATGGTTGGTGAATATGCGCCCGGTCATCCCAATTATACCATCTTAAATCAGAACGCTGACACCCTAACCCGGATTAAAAATCGGGAAGGCATTAATTATCGCGTGGTGAGAATCCCCATGCCTTATTCTACCTCCTCAGCCCCGCCAACTTATCTGAACTCACTCTTTGTGAATAATAAAGTCTTAGTCCCCACCTGGGGGCTAGCTGAAGATAGTTTAGCCTTAGCGGTATATCGTAATACTCTGCCCGGACATCAGATTGTTGGTATTAACTGTCAAGCCATGTCTGGTTCTGGTGGTGCGATTCATTGTATTACGATGCAGGTGCCATCTCGTCAGTATCTTCACATTAAGCATCGCTATCTGGTTAGTGTCAGTGACACCTTAAATCCTTATCCGATCCGGGTCCAGGTGATTAGCTCTTCAGCTATTATTCCGGAGTCGACTATGATTGTCTGGTGGCAGAAAGGTGATACAGTCCGCTATACTGAACCCTTAGTTGCCTTAAGCGATACCCCGGGCGTTTATCGGGGTTATATTCCCGCGCAGAGCCTTAATGATACTGTCTGTTATTATCTAACTTTTAGGAATACCCAGGGCTTAAGACGGCATTCACCGAATCATGCTCCAGCGCATTATTATCAATTTGTCGTCCGTGAAGCCAGTGCGATTACTGAGGCTGCGGCCGGTTATATCTTAGGTGCCTATCGGATCTATCCATCACTTACTAAGAGCCGGTTAAATCTCGCGCTTAAGATCGATAAACCCGGTCCGGTTCAGATCGGATTATATAACATCTTGGGTGCTAAAATTACCACTGTTTATGATGGCTGGTTGGAGCACGGGATCTATAATTTTGATTTTGACTTCAAGCGCCAAAGGCTACCGGCCGGCAGTTATATCCTAAGAATTGTAACCCCAGAAGAGATCAAGACTAGCCGCATTGTGTATCTCCGATAA
- the plsX gene encoding phosphate acyltransferase PlsX produces the protein MSVRIGLDLMGSDRAPQTEILGLCQALAEFPELKITAIGKQELVKNFPQLANLDIELVNAPEVITMTDSPIDALRTKRASSVAIGIELLKENKLEAFISMGNTGAIMAYAISELGTIPNLDRPALAGLFPTPKGSSLVIDIGANVTVKPINLYQFAILGSIAAQYIFNKARPTVGLLNVGVEETKGPEVLQQAYRLLKNSSLNFIGNLEGYEVFQGKCDVIVCDGFVGNIILKFGEGLAETLSELYKEYLLSKSKYRWRRWVSKPVLLEFLSRMNYEEYGGALLLGVLKPVIVGHGRSSPVAVKNAIRTAISIVKTNIAEHIAWEFTKLAHN, from the coding sequence ATGTCCGTTCGGATTGGTCTGGATCTCATGGGCAGTGATCGAGCCCCGCAAACTGAGATCTTAGGACTTTGTCAAGCCCTTGCTGAGTTTCCGGAGCTTAAAATTACCGCAATTGGTAAGCAAGAGCTGGTAAAAAATTTCCCACAGTTAGCCAATCTGGATATCGAACTGGTTAATGCCCCGGAAGTGATCACCATGACCGACTCGCCAATTGATGCCCTGCGCACCAAACGCGCCTCCTCAGTCGCCATAGGCATCGAACTGCTTAAAGAGAATAAGCTTGAGGCCTTTATCAGTATGGGTAATACCGGGGCAATTATGGCTTATGCGATCTCGGAACTGGGCACAATCCCGAACTTAGATCGACCAGCCTTAGCCGGACTTTTCCCAACCCCGAAGGGTAGCTCGCTCGTGATTGATATCGGCGCCAATGTCACGGTCAAGCCAATTAATCTGTATCAGTTTGCAATCTTAGGTTCAATTGCCGCGCAGTATATCTTTAACAAAGCTCGGCCCACGGTCGGCCTACTAAATGTTGGTGTTGAAGAGACCAAAGGGCCAGAGGTCTTACAGCAGGCCTATAGGCTATTAAAAAATAGTTCGTTAAATTTTATCGGTAATCTGGAAGGTTATGAGGTATTTCAGGGCAAATGCGATGTGATTGTCTGCGATGGGTTTGTTGGTAATATTATCTTAAAGTTTGGCGAAGGACTTGCAGAAACACTAAGTGAACTATATAAAGAGTATCTGCTCTCAAAATCAAAGTATCGCTGGCGACGTTGGGTCTCAAAGCCGGTGCTGCTTGAGTTTCTCTCGCGCATGAACTACGAAGAATACGGCGGGGCCTTGCTCTTAGGGGTATTAAAACCGGTCATCGTTGGCCATGGCCGTTCAAGTCCGGTGGCAGTAAAAAATGCGATCCGCACCGCAATCTCGATTGTCAAGACTAATATCGCCGAGCATATCGCTTGGGAATTTACTAAATTAGCTCACAACTAA
- the rpmF gene encoding 50S ribosomal protein L32 encodes MPVPKRRHSRQRGRKRRTHWKLQPPKLVECSHCHKPKLPHRVCPHCGYYDGQEVLVVEKKER; translated from the coding sequence ATGCCGGTACCAAAACGCCGACATTCCCGACAACGGGGAAGAAAACGCCGCACACATTGGAAATTACAACCACCCAAATTAGTCGAGTGTTCGCATTGCCACAAACCAAAACTGCCGCATCGGGTCTGCCCGCATTGTGGCTACTACGATGGCCAAGAAGTGCTTGTGGTTGAGAAAAAAGAACGCTAA
- the ndk gene encoding nucleoside-diphosphate kinase, translating into MEKTLLVIKPDAVRAGHIGEIITELERNNFEIVDIKYTRLSRGQAQRFYAIHKGKPFYKDLIDFITSGPVVGILLTGENVQRRLREFIGATDPKQAAPHTIRARFGTTITQNAVHASNPDEDPAKEIRIFFPKFKKGPRK; encoded by the coding sequence ATGGAAAAGACGCTGCTCGTGATCAAACCGGATGCGGTGCGGGCCGGTCATATTGGTGAGATTATCACCGAACTAGAACGGAACAACTTTGAAATCGTAGATATCAAATATACCCGCCTGAGTCGCGGTCAGGCTCAGCGGTTCTATGCGATTCATAAGGGCAAGCCGTTCTATAAGGATTTAATTGATTTTATCACCTCTGGTCCGGTGGTTGGAATTCTCCTCACGGGCGAGAATGTGCAACGGCGGCTCAGAGAGTTTATCGGAGCCACCGATCCCAAACAAGCAGCACCGCATACAATCCGTGCCCGGTTTGGCACGACCATTACCCAGAATGCCGTGCATGCTTCAAATCCGGATGAAGATCCGGCCAAAGAGATCAGAATCTTTTTCCCCAAATTCAAGAAAGGACCGCGTAAATGA
- a CDS encoding C25 family cysteine peptidase, whose protein sequence is MKKLLILVLLASLTYAGRIVKTFYYNPQALKITETDGYHLVSYPGLTSYAEAGKPLMPFGIYYVLVPADAEITEIKILNYQEIPIVGKYLVYPAQVPRPISAKEPIEFTPPDQTIYQARVYPEKLIDYSSTGTKSGFRLGSFALYPIRYYPQEEKLSLITELTIEITYQEGKVQSEILTPSQYEIFSREVARLVINPEDLNRFSPPRTSKQQEVDCLIITYEGLVSNLEPLQLWHNKRGYRTEILTTGFITNNYPGRDLQEKMRNAIIDYYQNRGLKWAILAGDNSYLPARRARAVVNTSPPTTGNIPCDLYFADLQWSWDGNNNNVFGEAGLDTVDFFADIYVGRLSVENATEISNILNKLTTYEKNPDTLYWNRILLPAAYLWDNYNHMLSQDSISNLVPIGWTYRKINLGQNDGLRYLVRDSINNGFGLAHLVGHGDDVGVYIYNSPQYYVSDPPTQTNTNKLVIVNSIACYPGNFEYSDCLAERMHNAQNCAVAVMMNSRYGWGTPPALGPSELLDISFYQRFFTDDSLLIGPAFSTSKDAYRYLAETQQVWRWCVFELNLFGDPLMPIWKVQPRPVSLSYPDTIRTGPQNLTITVHQAGQPVSNVIVGIYKPNEVYARARTNAQGIANLYINPLTTGTIYLTATGGNILPREESSQVYLGTPVPYLSLRRSTINRLNIGTSNNFNLIIQNLGSAPATTVSGILRTSSSYITIQDSTSSYGTINAGDSSFGDGYTVAVSAATPPGSNIPFNLILNSAQGSWQINFQLMAGIPPLPGMIYAEHDTGYCLLGVTAQGSIGYTEPNQKLGQGFRYPKAAASQLYYASMLLGNSASYVVDRFYGQPASSVNSDWRVTESLRFVLPPLYGQEMLLGSYTDASHPTPQGLKATQRSFMTSEPGYDDFVILEFIYENTSQNTITGLYSGIIADFDIVASQSTSDIARSDATRRAVYMRQASNQNPTVGVKLLYPASYANLTAIDHDRYVYPDSAMTESMKYRILNGQISLAQSNRTYDWSVAVSTGPFSLAPGASYRVAYAIVGGSSEAQFLAHCDSAQAYYDRLAAILESENHPENICQPISCPTRLSRTRELEIYYQDLTRGKFDIQLYNIMGQLVAHLEPRIASQGPGVLKLTLPNLASGVYFIKIKTEEATYLGKLLLMR, encoded by the coding sequence ATGAAAAAATTATTAATACTCGTCCTTTTAGCCAGCTTAACTTATGCTGGTCGGATCGTGAAAACTTTTTATTATAACCCCCAGGCCTTAAAGATTACCGAGACTGACGGTTATCACTTAGTTAGTTATCCGGGACTCACAAGCTATGCCGAAGCGGGTAAGCCCCTTATGCCCTTTGGTATCTATTATGTCTTAGTACCGGCTGATGCTGAGATTACGGAGATTAAGATTCTTAATTATCAAGAGATACCAATTGTTGGTAAGTATCTGGTATATCCAGCCCAAGTACCTCGTCCTATCAGTGCTAAAGAGCCAATTGAGTTTACACCACCAGACCAAACGATCTATCAAGCTCGAGTGTATCCAGAAAAGCTTATTGATTATTCTTCAACCGGTACCAAGAGTGGTTTTCGGCTTGGTTCATTTGCTCTCTATCCTATAAGATACTATCCTCAAGAAGAGAAGCTTTCTTTAATCACGGAGCTCACAATAGAGATTACTTACCAAGAGGGTAAAGTCCAGTCTGAGATTTTAACTCCATCCCAGTATGAGATATTTAGCCGCGAGGTTGCCCGGCTGGTGATTAATCCCGAGGATCTTAACCGGTTTAGTCCACCGCGCACAAGTAAGCAGCAGGAGGTTGATTGTCTGATCATTACCTATGAGGGGTTAGTCAGTAATCTTGAGCCACTACAACTTTGGCACAATAAGCGTGGTTATCGCACCGAGATTTTGACCACCGGTTTTATTACTAATAATTATCCGGGTCGCGATCTTCAAGAAAAGATGCGCAATGCGATTATTGACTATTATCAGAATCGGGGCTTGAAATGGGCAATCCTGGCCGGCGATAATTCCTATCTCCCAGCCCGACGGGCTCGAGCGGTGGTCAATACCTCACCACCAACTACCGGCAATATTCCGTGTGATCTGTATTTTGCTGATCTCCAATGGTCCTGGGATGGCAATAACAATAATGTCTTTGGTGAGGCCGGCTTAGATACCGTAGACTTTTTCGCCGATATCTATGTCGGGCGGCTATCTGTGGAGAATGCCACTGAGATTAGTAATATCTTAAACAAGTTAACAACCTATGAGAAGAATCCAGATACCCTATACTGGAACCGGATCTTACTGCCGGCCGCATATCTCTGGGACAATTACAATCATATGCTCTCACAGGACTCGATTAGTAATCTAGTGCCCATCGGTTGGACTTATCGCAAGATCAATTTAGGCCAGAACGATGGCTTGCGCTATCTGGTGCGGGACTCAATCAATAACGGATTTGGCTTAGCCCATCTGGTTGGACATGGTGATGATGTTGGGGTTTATATCTATAATAGTCCGCAGTATTATGTCTCGGATCCTCCGACCCAGACCAACACCAATAAGCTGGTGATTGTCAACTCGATCGCATGTTATCCGGGAAATTTTGAGTATAGCGACTGTTTAGCTGAGCGCATGCATAACGCCCAAAACTGTGCAGTGGCCGTGATGATGAACTCGCGCTATGGCTGGGGCACACCACCGGCCTTAGGGCCGTCCGAGCTATTAGATATCTCGTTTTATCAACGGTTTTTTACTGATGATTCCTTACTTATCGGTCCGGCGTTTAGCACCTCTAAGGATGCCTACCGCTACTTAGCTGAGACGCAACAGGTCTGGCGCTGGTGTGTGTTTGAGTTAAATCTCTTTGGGGATCCGTTAATGCCGATTTGGAAGGTCCAGCCGCGCCCGGTGAGCTTAAGCTATCCGGATACCATCCGCACCGGACCGCAGAATCTTACAATCACCGTGCACCAGGCTGGCCAGCCGGTCAGTAATGTGATCGTCGGGATCTATAAGCCCAATGAGGTGTATGCCCGGGCACGCACCAATGCCCAGGGAATTGCCAATCTCTATATCAATCCCTTGACTACCGGCACAATTTATTTAACCGCAACTGGTGGGAATATCTTGCCCCGCGAAGAGAGTAGCCAGGTGTATTTAGGCACCCCGGTGCCATATTTGAGCCTACGCCGGAGCACGATTAACCGGTTAAATATCGGCACGAGTAATAATTTTAATCTCATTATCCAAAATCTTGGTTCAGCACCGGCCACTACGGTTAGTGGCATTTTACGCACCAGTAGCAGCTATATCACAATTCAAGACTCTACAAGTAGCTACGGCACAATTAACGCCGGGGATTCAAGTTTCGGCGATGGTTATACCGTCGCCGTTTCAGCCGCAACACCACCCGGCTCTAATATTCCGTTTAATTTGATCCTCAATTCAGCTCAAGGTAGTTGGCAGATTAACTTTCAGTTGATGGCCGGTATTCCACCCCTGCCGGGTATGATATATGCCGAACATGATACCGGCTACTGTTTATTAGGGGTCACGGCCCAGGGTAGTATTGGCTATACCGAGCCAAACCAGAAGCTTGGTCAAGGCTTTCGATATCCGAAGGCCGCGGCCAGTCAATTGTATTATGCCTCGATGCTTTTAGGTAACTCAGCCAGTTATGTGGTAGACCGGTTCTACGGACAGCCAGCCAGTTCTGTGAATAGTGATTGGCGGGTAACTGAGAGCTTGCGGTTTGTTCTGCCGCCGCTATATGGCCAGGAGATGCTTTTAGGCTCCTATACCGATGCTAGTCATCCGACACCCCAAGGGCTAAAGGCGACGCAGCGGAGTTTTATGACTAGTGAGCCCGGTTATGATGATTTTGTGATCTTAGAGTTTATTTACGAGAATACCTCTCAGAACACCATCACCGGTCTTTATTCTGGGATTATCGCTGACTTTGATATTGTGGCTAGTCAATCCACCTCGGATATTGCCCGCAGTGATGCGACCCGACGCGCTGTGTATATGCGCCAAGCCTCAAACCAGAACCCGACCGTTGGTGTGAAGTTATTATATCCCGCAAGTTATGCCAACCTTACCGCAATTGACCATGACCGCTATGTCTATCCGGATTCAGCCATGACTGAGAGTATGAAATACCGGATCTTAAACGGTCAGATTAGTCTAGCCCAGTCAAACCGCACCTACGACTGGTCAGTTGCCGTATCGACCGGTCCTTTCAGTTTAGCGCCCGGGGCGAGCTATCGCGTGGCCTATGCCATCGTTGGTGGTAGTAGCGAAGCGCAGTTTTTAGCCCATTGTGATTCCGCCCAGGCCTATTATGACCGGCTAGCCGCAATCCTGGAGTCTGAGAACCATCCTGAAAATATTTGCCAACCGATCAGCTGCCCGACCCGACTGAGCCGGACCCGGGAACTTGAGATTTATTATCAAGACTTGACAAGGGGAAAATTCGACATACAATTATACAACATTATGGGACAACTCGTTGCGCATCTTGAGCCAAGGATTGCGAGTCAAGGTCCCGGCGTCCTTAAACTTACCTTGCCGAATTTAGCCAGTGGCGTCTACTTTATAAAGATTAAGACCGAAGAGGCAACCTACTTAGGAAAATTACTTTTGATGCGATAA